The DNA segment CCGATCTGTTTATCTAAGGATGGTACCAATCTTGTTTCCTCTTGTATAATTGATGAATTGGAGCTTGAGTGAGTTGATAGATATAATAATGCAGTGTACTTACCGATGTATTGAAGTTAGCTGTTGGGGCTTTTTGAAAAATCATGATAAAATTCTCTTGTATCGGATATTGATATGAAACAAAAAGAATTTAGTCATCGAAGAATATGCAAATGAGCCTAAGCAAGTTTTAAGAGTTCAATGGATCTATGTCCAACATCCAAGGTTATTTGGCTTCACAAGTAACATCAACAACAAAAAGTTTACCATTcaacttctctaagaaaaaagttCACTATTAAATAGTGGATCATAGAATGAGAAAAGAGTTCACTCTTAACTAATGGATCATAGAATGTTGCACTAGGCATAGAACAGTGATTCTACCTAGTCAAATTTAACATAAAAAAGAAATTGGGAATTGAGattctaaatattttatattaagagAAGATTCACTCAGCAAAAAGATCTACTGTTGTGCAAGGAGCTTGAGACTAACTCTTATTGCTGATTTACAAAGAAGCAGAGACGAGAGCCTGGATCTGTTTAAAGTCTCGATGTAAAATATGTGAAGTGATAGTTAAATATCTTTCTTGAGGGGCTCTAGAAGGTTTAACTACACAATATATAACACAAACTAgagcaaaataaaagaaaattttctaacCAAAAGTGCAACAACTAAAGATATACCATATCAAGTAAAGCAAGAAAGTCAACACTCACATGAATTACCAGCACGGGACATTTCACAAGTGGAATTTTATCAATGTTCtgcagaaaaaaaaaggatttgatGTTAAGATGATCTCACAATGAAATGAAGATCCATAAGCCCACAGATTAGCAAAATAATGGAAAAGAACCTTATATATGTCAAACCAGTATGTATGCTTCACAGGATACATTACACGTAGACCAGACAAAATAGGACTATGCAGAACAACTGCTCTCAATCGAGGCAAACGAGCAGCTAATTCTAAAGTAGGACCAGTACCAACTGATTGGCCATATAAAATAATATCTTCTTCATGGGCTCCATAAGTCTCTTTAAGGCATTTGTAAGCAGCTTCTATATCAGCATAAGTATTTTGCTCTGAAGCCTGAGAGTACAATGTGGTAAGATACAAAATTACATATTGTTTTTCATCAGTTAATCAAATATTAAagcagaaaaagataaaaaagtgaCAAGGATGCAAAGCCAACCTTTCCAGATGATTGCCCATAACCTGAATAGTCATATCTGCAATAAGTGGGTTTccatattaaacaaaaaaaaccaTCCAACAAACCTGGACGTTGACTATATGAAATGAAAAACATGGAAATTTTCTAATGCAATTGGATGCTGGAAGAAAACAACTCTGATTATGAGGCCCCTCAAGAACTTACAGAGAGCTCTCAGCAACTAATTGTTTTCGGACCAGCACTTTCCACATTTACcactttttatcaaaaaaataaagGGAACCTATTATTAGACCAAGCCAAGCGGTCCTAGTGCACACCATGCTTTGCATTTTTAAAAAGTCCGCACGATCTGATCTATAGCATTAGAAGATGAACAGATAATTTTGCTGACATGTTAGTGTTACCATCACACATAAAACTCGTCTACAGCAGTTTCTAGAAGTGTGATTCGGTGAACTTCTGAAAATGTGTTCTAAATCGCAGAACTGGGGTTTCTAGATCTTACAGCTCGGTGATGATCAAAGGGAAGCTCATGCCCCACCTTCAATCATCCTCCAACTAGTATAGGAGACAGAAAAGAAAATAGATTAGCCAATATTTATATTGAACAagaatcaaaatgaaaaaggaactAAAGAATATGATGTGAGAACATAAACACACAACATGCAGGAAAACCAGAAAGCACAAATCAGTGagggaaaaagaaggaaagaaaaacaGCAAGACAGTAGATATTAAGTAATTCTGCTGGCAAAGCTTTCAGCCGTATCTTTGAAGCTATCAACACTAGAGATATTCTTGTTAGAAATTGCCTAGTTCTTTCATTCCAAATGTAACAAGACCAAATTCCTACATTCCTTGAGATCTTCTGTCCGGTCTGACCTACGTGGATGAAGATGCTTGCACTTAATGAAGAAAGCCCAGTATGGAATGTCCCTACAGTTCTTGCAAAATTTGTATCAAAGGGTTTAACATCCCTCACTGGTATAAGAGTGGATTCGAACTAGATGAGCTTAGGAAGCCTGATAAATTCTGCTGAAAAGCTTGTCATATTGTTTGAACACAGACATCTTTATAGTTTATGCCTAGTCCTAAAACGATGGTTTGGATACCCATTTTCAGATCAAAAGGAGCATAAAAAAGTCAGAAATTGCACAAGATTATCCTACTCCTTCAGgcaattatttttcttttcttttgtctttTTAGGAAATTATTCAGCTAATTGTAGCTCCTGTGTCAAGGTAAGCATCAAAGATACAAGATACCGTCCGTTTTTTACTTCATAATTCCAACATCTAATAACAAATCACGAattagaaaatgcaaaaataactcCTTTAAGATCTCAGAATCAATGCTTTCCTGTAAAATCTACTTAATCGACAATTTATTTATcataagaaagaacaaaatttaaagaagaaaAAGTCAAAATGTCCATTTCGAACTTATCGCAGGAATCAGCTCAAGTAGCTCCAAACAACGACTTTCCATCCCATTTTCAATTCGAAATTATCACAAAAGTTTGAAAATTTTCAACTAAACAAACAACGCTCCATCAGCTACGCAGGCGCCATAAGCAACATAAAAGATCCATCCATTTTAGTTCAAAATCCAAACTTTAGGTCCTCGAAGATTACCAACGCAGAACTCATTAATAAACAAGGAACCAGAACGAGGCGGCACCTCACCCCATCAAGTTGACGCGGAGGTGATTGCTGAGCCCGACGAAGAGCTCGTACATCTGGCCAAGGTCGGCCGCGTTGCCATGGGAGTAGAGCAGGGTGAGCTTCGCGTTGGGGTTCGTCACGTACATCGCGACGATCCCGCTCCCGCGCCTGGTCCACAGCCGCCGTACTTCCACCCCCTCCCGCGGCGTCACGGTGGTCATGGACAGCCGTCCCGACGCTTCATCCTCCACCACAACCCTGTACGAAGGCGGGTCCGGCGGGAAGAAAGCGAACCTCGCAGCCATCGTCGACGTCATCCCTCCCATCTCTCCGGCCAATAGGGGGGGCGCCGATCACATCTCCATGGTTTTCGGGAAGGACCAATGGGTTTTAAGAGTTCGATGGGCAAAACGGcggggaagggaggaggaggagttaacggtgagagagagagagagagagagagagaggtgggggtGGGTGGGTTTGGAGAGGGAATCATGTCATGATTGGAAACGTTTTTGGTAGATTGTTGCGGAAATCACGGCAAGCATTTGTTAAACAAATTGAGAGAACAGTTCGTGTGCAAATatacaatacatatatatatatatatatatatatatatgtatccctATAGGAATAGGGATTCTCGTATTTATCCCTCCGAATTATAGTCATCCAAAATGTATATGCCATCAGAGTTAATCTCTATTAGTTACTGTGAGTCAAACATAATTAAGTCTCGAATTTATTTCGtcatacttcaaaatctcatTATGAGACGCAAACATtcgagataatttttttttttttatattttctacttttgTGTGTTTCTCTAACTTAAGTAAACTAATATTAATCATGATAAAGTGATTAATTAGGATTTTTTTAACGAATATTAATGAGGACaacatatttgtgtgtgtgtatatacatatatatatatatatatatatatatatatatatatatatatatatataggtttttGTTATGGATATATTACTGTATTAATTATCCAAAAATATTTTACTAGTAATTAAAAAATGAGTCCTAAAAAAAATGTTTACttcaaagaaaataagaagaTTGGTCCCTTTTTTTTCTATTGTTTATTCAAAGGATTTAATGTTCTGCTGCTGCTACGTTGTATGATCGCCGTTAGCATACATAAGTGGACTTGAGGTTTTGGAAAGCCTTTTGTTTGTTCGAGGAAAGACGAAACTGAAGCATTGAATTCTCTCGTCGCCTACATGTTCTTCTTTTGTGTCGGAGCTCAACATACATAGGTGGGTGATACAGCTTAATGGCCTGCTAAGAGACAGATGTTCGCCAGAGATTGTCCCCTTTTTCTTATTCCATGGTGGGATTCTCACTTCTCTCGATTAGAGGGCGAAGACAGCTAAAAAACGTCGTGCACACAAAGCAGAGGAGCAAGGACCATAAACAATCATcctccatcttgtttcttttgtttaTGTTCTTGGTGCTTTCAATCAAGTAGGAGGAGAAGTTCTCGACTTGTCCAGGGCCTTTCGAATCATTAATTAACAAGTGTCGCAAAATTCATTGGAAAATATCGTGTTCTACTTTCTCCCAGTTTTGTTTCTGAATTTTTCAGCATCCACACAAGtttctagttcaaaattagattcTCATTAATCTAAAACATGGTTTTACCCAACTAAAACACCAAGTGAAGAAGACTGTGCATTCTGGATTTATGATTCGGGTTCACAGCCAGAGTTATTTCTCTCTCCAATATTCAGATAACAGCAGCAAGTTGGGATTTTCACGTAGTTAGTATCAAACATGTTTTGTCTTTTTTGACTCGAAGATGATAGCAAATATCAGAGTAACAACCAGAATGACCAAATCAAGATACAGTTTAGTTTTTGTTTCAGGTGAGTTATCATAACGCATAATAGCTAAGCTAGCAATTAGCTATTATTCCGATGGAAGCACCATTGGTGAAGCGCATAGCCTATCAAAAGCCAGCAATTTGCTAATGATAGATAATACAGGGTACTACTATAATgattgaagatattgatccttgATACAACTAGATTTACTACAGTACAAACTACGAAACATAGAACTGCAAGTATGATGATGGCACTTGCGACTGTTTCTTTTTGTGCACTCGAGTGAGTGTTTCCCATATGATGCCTCCTACATTTAGGACATGTGTCTCATATGCCTGCCTTTTTCTTGGCAGTGAAAGGCCTTTTTGCTGGCCATCCTAAGATGGATGGATATCTAAGACCGACTACATTGGCTGGCTGGAACACTTGAGAGCGCATGTTGCTTCTGCTGGCCTTTTCGCTGGATGTCGGAGCAACATTTTGGAGTGGAATGATCGCTGGCAAACAGGTTTTGGTGAAGTGGTAGTCAATTCAGGAGGTTGATTGGATCCCTGTTATGGAAGAAGATAAAATAACATTTACATGTCTTGGTCCAGAAGAGAGGGATagaagaaccaaaaaaaaaaaaaaagagagagagagagaaactataCATATGATAAGATGAAGCATTTGGGATAAGCTTCCTCAGAAGCTGCAGAAAGTTAAAAGCAGTTGACTTGCATAACTTTTtcctaatttttaatataataattagaaCTGAAAATAATTAGTTTAGAGCATtaccagagagagagagctgtGGATGTATACAACagttaaaaatatattaacaaaATCTCTCCATGATCTTTAAtaggtattatttttatttaaaagttATTACATCTGTTATATAAAGCTTGAAAGTCAACCATTCATTTTCATTCTTGGAAAGAGAAGGGAAAACAGTTTGTGCTTCACTTGAGCACTTAAAAAAAGAGTGAAATTTCCATACACTCATAATCCAAGCCCTCCATCTCAATCTCCATTTACTAAAAATATGAAGTTTCTAATGAATCATTTGTTCTTTTTAGAAATATGGTTTTCTTGTTATCTTTATTTAGATGTTGGGAGAGATCCTTAGCTGATACAATTGTGTGTTAATTTTGTCGAAATGTCATAATCTCACTTGTTCTCTTGTATTGATTGATTGAAAAGGAAACACAAATTTCAGaagcaacttttttttttttgttgcttctGAATCTGATGACAGAATGATAGACCGTTCTCCTGGACTAATCTTTGGACCAATTACACAAACACTATAAACAATGTCTAACAACTCCTACAAGGATCTCTGGTTGTCATTAAAGTAATCTGATATGTTAAATGATCGATCGTGAGGGTTGAGGAATTTGAGGATGTGTTCAGCACTGCTGAAACATCAAGAGATGTTTGAGCTCCTAAAAATCTTACTCTTCTAGCCATTTGATGATATTTAACCAAGTATTTTATTATACAAGAGATATGTAACTCCATAAGCAGAAAAAGACGTTCAAGCTCCTAAAAGTGAATGTGATCGGATCAAACCATCACATTtagccaagaagaagaagaagaagaagaagaagaagaagaagaaagagcttCTAGTTTGAGGAAAGGTCCACCA comes from the Musa acuminata AAA Group cultivar baxijiao chromosome BXJ1-10, Cavendish_Baxijiao_AAA, whole genome shotgun sequence genome and includes:
- the LOC103969727 gene encoding uncharacterized protein LOC103969727, producing the protein MGGMTSTMAARFAFFPPDPPSYRVVVEDEASGRLSMTTVTPREGVEVRRLWTRRGSGIVAMYVTNPNAKLTLLYSHGNAADLGQMYELFVGLSNHLRVNLMGYDYSGYGQSSGKASEQNTYADIEAAYKCLKETYGAHEEDIILYGQSVGTGPTLELAARLPRLRAVVLHSPILSGLRVMYPVKHTYWFDIYKNIDKIPLVKCPVLVIHGTEDNVVDCSHGKRLWELCKEKYEPLWIKGGNHNNLELFPDYIRHLKKFISAIENLPVIKDESVETSDVTEAPRTSSDCLESSRMSTDQTDMSRSSTVSGDKSKRRTESGGKSRPSTDRREKSRKSVDSSKDMKDDMDQPEKPRKSSDRFGDMMRSMGLCNMDCLKDTASKA